A single window of Neisseria chenwenguii DNA harbors:
- a CDS encoding zinc-binding dehydrogenase, with protein MKANVVHRPGGAEVLVLEDVPVPAVKSGWSLVKVKGFGINHSEIFTRQGKSPSVKFPRILGIECAGEIAETTDEARLPAGCRVVSLMGEMGRDFDGSYAEFVLLPNAQIYRVETDLDWASLAAVPETFYTAFGSMGKLCIGAGDKILVRAAAGGVGVAFAKLVKAKFPNVVLHGSTRSPEKAAKLHEAGFDEVVLEQEGRLKTSDSYHKILDLVGTATLKDSFSHIAERGIVCATGQLGGKWFLEDFDPIVELKNDSYLTAFYSGLVSEARIRRLFDYIETYRVDVKPEKVFTLEQVAEAHRFVESREGFGKAVVLVSDGH; from the coding sequence ATGAAAGCAAATGTAGTGCACCGCCCGGGCGGCGCGGAAGTGCTGGTGTTGGAAGATGTGCCGGTTCCCGCGGTCAAATCGGGCTGGTCGCTGGTCAAAGTGAAAGGCTTCGGCATTAATCACTCTGAAATTTTTACGCGGCAGGGCAAGTCGCCGAGCGTGAAGTTTCCGCGTATTTTAGGGATAGAATGCGCGGGCGAAATTGCCGAAACGACCGACGAGGCGCGGCTTCCCGCGGGTTGCCGCGTGGTGTCGCTGATGGGGGAAATGGGGCGGGATTTCGACGGCAGCTATGCGGAATTTGTGTTGCTGCCGAATGCGCAGATTTACCGCGTGGAAACCGATTTGGACTGGGCATCGCTGGCCGCCGTTCCCGAGACGTTTTACACCGCGTTCGGTTCGATGGGAAAACTCTGCATCGGCGCGGGCGACAAAATTTTGGTGCGCGCCGCGGCAGGCGGGGTCGGCGTGGCGTTTGCCAAGCTGGTTAAGGCAAAATTTCCGAATGTGGTATTGCACGGCTCGACACGTTCGCCCGAAAAAGCCGCCAAGCTGCACGAAGCGGGATTCGACGAAGTGGTTTTGGAACAGGAAGGCCGTCTGAAAACGTCGGATTCGTATCACAAAATTCTGGATCTCGTCGGCACGGCTACGCTGAAAGACAGTTTCAGCCACATTGCCGAACGCGGTATCGTCTGCGCCACCGGCCAGCTCGGCGGGAAATGGTTTCTCGAAGATTTTGATCCGATTGTCGAATTGAAAAACGACAGCTACCTGACTGCGTTTTATTCCGGCCTCGTTTCCGAAGCGCGTATCCGCCGTTTGTTTGACTATATCGAAACTTACCGGGTTGATGTCAAACCGGAAAAAGTTTTTACGCTTGAACAGGTTGCCGAAGCCCACCGGTTTGTCGAAAGCAGGGAAGGGTTTGGAAAAGCGGTTGTTTTGGTTTCAGACGGCCATTGA
- a CDS encoding ATP-binding cassette domain-containing protein — translation MSENIIEFKQVTKYFSDKAAVCGLDLPIRRGELFVLVGASGSGKSTTLKMINALVAPDEGDVYFDGRRIKDYDIRALRHRIGYVLQQIALFPAMTVRQNIELMPDILGWRKSERRSRAESLLEMVGLPPAEYLGRYPHELSGGEQQRVGILRAIAARPAVLLMDEAFSALDPLSRTALQDILLDIHRQNETTIVFVTHNMHEALRLGDRIGVMRNGALVQNGRPSEIQNRPADDFVRAMFEQEQATPEQVLAAFERLNPQAREVVRRRINQAV, via the coding sequence ATGAGTGAAAACATCATAGAATTCAAACAGGTAACAAAATATTTCAGCGATAAGGCGGCGGTGTGCGGTTTGGATTTACCGATACGGCGCGGCGAATTGTTCGTCCTCGTCGGCGCCTCGGGCAGCGGCAAATCGACGACGCTGAAAATGATTAACGCGCTGGTCGCGCCTGATGAGGGCGATGTGTATTTCGACGGGCGGCGGATTAAGGATTACGACATCCGCGCGCTGCGCCACCGCATCGGTTATGTGCTTCAGCAGATTGCGCTGTTCCCCGCCATGACCGTGCGCCAAAACATCGAGCTGATGCCCGACATTTTGGGCTGGCGCAAAAGCGAACGCCGAAGCCGTGCCGAATCGCTGCTGGAAATGGTTGGTCTGCCGCCCGCCGAATACCTCGGCCGCTATCCGCACGAGCTTTCCGGCGGTGAACAGCAGCGCGTCGGCATTCTGCGCGCCATCGCCGCCCGCCCCGCCGTGCTGCTGATGGACGAAGCCTTTTCCGCCCTCGACCCGCTCTCGCGCACGGCCTTGCAGGATATTCTGCTCGACATCCACCGCCAGAATGAAACTACGATTGTGTTCGTCACCCACAATATGCACGAAGCCCTGCGCTTGGGCGACCGCATCGGCGTGATGCGCAACGGCGCGCTGGTGCAGAACGGCAGGCCGTCTGAAATTCAAAACCGGCCGGCCGACGATTTTGTCCGTGCGATGTTCGAGCAGGAACAGGCCACGCCCGAGCAGGTTTTGGCGGCGTTTGAACGGCTGAACCCGCAGGCGCGCGAAGTCGTGCGGCGGCGGATTAATCAGGCCGTCTGA
- a CDS encoding SDR family oxidoreductase, whose protein sequence is MKKIAVTGASGNIGGMVARRLAEQHFPLLLPLRNPAKAPDLPGCEVRVCSYGDEAAAKTALASTEVLFMVSAAESPTREAEHESMVRAAKAAGVAHIVYLSFAGAAENSTFTLARTHAATEAFIRASGLRYTFLRDNFYSEMMAELADSDGIISGPSENGRVTCVSQWDVAEAAANVLADLANGNTQHVNQTYTLSGSEALTLAEIAAQLSAHTGRAFRFHNETVAKAFASRCAAYPGTPDWEIEAWVSTYTAIAAGELAEVSPDLEKLIFRRPTTFREVLTRIKAV, encoded by the coding sequence ATGAAAAAAATCGCAGTAACCGGCGCCAGTGGCAACATCGGCGGCATGGTTGCCCGCCGTTTGGCCGAACAGCATTTCCCCTTGCTGCTGCCCTTGCGCAATCCCGCCAAAGCGCCGGATTTGCCCGGTTGCGAAGTGCGCGTGTGCAGTTACGGCGACGAAGCGGCGGCGAAGACGGCGCTGGCGAGCACGGAGGTTTTGTTTATGGTTTCCGCCGCCGAAAGCCCGACCCGCGAGGCCGAGCATGAAAGCATGGTGCGTGCGGCGAAAGCGGCGGGCGTGGCGCACATCGTTTATCTTTCCTTCGCCGGAGCGGCGGAAAACAGCACGTTTACTCTGGCGCGCACCCACGCGGCGACGGAAGCGTTTATCCGCGCAAGCGGTTTGCGCTACACGTTTTTGCGCGACAATTTTTACAGCGAAATGATGGCCGAACTGGCGGATTCGGACGGCATCATCAGCGGGCCGTCTGAAAACGGGCGCGTAACCTGCGTTTCGCAATGGGACGTGGCCGAAGCCGCCGCCAACGTTCTGGCGGATTTGGCAAACGGCAACACGCAGCACGTCAACCAAACCTATACCTTAAGCGGCAGCGAGGCGTTGACGCTGGCGGAAATCGCCGCACAATTATCGGCGCACACGGGCAGGGCGTTCCGATTTCATAACGAGACGGTAGCCAAAGCCTTCGCCTCGCGCTGTGCCGCCTATCCCGGCACGCCCGATTGGGAAATCGAAGCGTGGGTATCCACCTATACCGCCATTGCCGCGGGTGAGTTGGCCGAAGTGTCGCCTGATTTGGAGAAACTGATTTTCAGACGGCCTACAACGTTCCGCGAAGTATTGACACGGATAAAGGCCGTCTGA
- a CDS encoding ABC transporter permease/substrate-binding protein: MFETFIQTLSERRGELLTALVEHLGISLLSLAAAVAIAVPLAVWLSPKKRAAEAVLQMTNVLQTIPSLALLGLLIPLVGIGTLPALIALTLYALLPIFQNTYLGLSEIDPSVKEAETAFGLSRVQQLWRVELPIALPAIISGIRTAAVLISGTATLAALIGAGGLGSLILLGIDRHNMALTFIGAALSALLAVGVSGLIALFARSRRKTALLAGLALLAAAFGLFSTVRSSEKQQIVIAGKLGSEPDILINLYKQLIESADPQAEVVLKPNFGKTTFLFNALNSGEIDIYPEFTGTVLESLVKLPEPRKAQKRTAAETYETGKNLLQQQFQLTLLLPMRYQNTYALAVPEQYAAKYGLEKISDLAKVKANIRAGFTLEFTDRPDGGKGLAARGINIAHVSTVEPALRYTALQEGRIDLIDAYSTDSEIRQYRLKMLRDDLQLFPPYQGAPLMKSGFVAAHPEVTAALNRLAGKISEAEMIEMNDRVKRGGEKPADVARDYLKEQGLVK; the protein is encoded by the coding sequence ATGTTTGAAACCTTTATCCAAACCCTGTCGGAACGGCGCGGCGAACTGCTCACCGCACTGGTCGAACATTTAGGCATTTCGCTGCTCTCGCTTGCGGCGGCGGTTGCGATTGCCGTGCCGCTGGCGGTGTGGCTCAGTCCGAAAAAGCGCGCGGCGGAAGCAGTGTTGCAGATGACCAATGTGTTGCAGACGATTCCGTCGCTGGCGCTGCTCGGTCTGCTGATTCCGCTGGTCGGCATCGGCACGCTGCCGGCGCTGATTGCGCTGACGCTCTACGCGCTTCTGCCGATTTTTCAAAACACTTATCTCGGTCTTTCCGAAATCGATCCGTCAGTCAAAGAGGCGGAAACCGCGTTCGGCCTGTCGCGTGTGCAGCAGCTTTGGCGGGTGGAATTGCCGATTGCGCTGCCCGCGATTATTTCCGGCATCCGCACCGCCGCCGTGCTGATTAGCGGCACGGCTACGCTGGCGGCACTGATCGGCGCGGGCGGTTTGGGCTCGCTGATTCTTTTGGGCATCGACCGCCACAACATGGCGCTCACTTTTATCGGCGCGGCTTTGTCGGCGCTGCTTGCGGTGGGTGTGAGCGGGCTGATTGCCCTGTTTGCCCGCAGCCGCCGCAAAACCGCGCTGCTGGCGGGTTTGGCCTTGCTGGCTGCTGCATTCGGGCTGTTTTCGACTGTGAGGTCGTCTGAAAAACAGCAAATCGTGATTGCGGGCAAACTCGGCAGCGAGCCGGATATTCTGATCAACCTCTACAAACAGCTGATCGAATCGGCCGATCCGCAGGCAGAAGTGGTGTTGAAACCGAATTTCGGCAAAACCACATTTCTGTTCAACGCCTTAAACAGCGGCGAAATCGACATTTACCCCGAGTTTACCGGCACGGTATTGGAAAGTCTGGTCAAACTGCCCGAACCCCGAAAAGCGCAAAAACGCACCGCCGCCGAAACCTACGAAACCGGAAAAAACCTGCTGCAACAGCAGTTCCAACTGACCCTGCTGCTGCCGATGCGCTATCAAAACACCTACGCGCTGGCCGTTCCCGAGCAATACGCCGCTAAATACGGCTTGGAAAAAATTTCCGATTTGGCTAAAGTGAAAGCCAATATCCGCGCCGGTTTCACGCTGGAATTTACCGACCGCCCCGACGGAGGCAAAGGGCTGGCTGCGCGCGGCATCAACATCGCCCACGTTTCCACCGTCGAACCTGCGTTACGCTACACCGCCTTGCAAGAAGGGCGGATCGACCTCATCGACGCCTACTCGACCGACAGCGAAATCCGCCAATACCGCCTGAAAATGCTGCGCGACGATTTGCAGCTTTTCCCACCGTATCAGGGCGCGCCGCTGATGAAAAGCGGATTTGTGGCGGCGCATCCCGAAGTAACCGCCGCGCTTAACCGCTTGGCGGGCAAAATCAGCGAAGCGGAAATGATTGAAATGAACGACCGCGTCAAACGCGGCGGCGAAAAACCCGCCGACGTGGCGCGGGATTATTTGAAGGAACAGGGGTTGGTAAAATAG
- a CDS encoding DUF4149 domain-containing protein, with the protein MSKLTTALAAVWLGMQIMAGYIAAPVLFHNLPKMQAGAIAGQLFAVLSYIGIAVWAPVLAVQISKHGSRTTIWLTGSLLAGLAANQFLVAPVIEAHKTHTEHWLLTLAGGSFGMWHGISSVIFMLCAVLAVIVLRRLFTQFSR; encoded by the coding sequence ATGAGCAAACTGACAACCGCCCTCGCTGCCGTTTGGCTGGGAATGCAGATTATGGCCGGTTATATCGCCGCGCCGGTACTGTTTCACAATCTGCCGAAAATGCAGGCAGGTGCGATTGCGGGGCAGTTGTTTGCAGTGCTTTCCTACATAGGAATAGCGGTGTGGGCACCAGTGTTGGCGGTGCAAATCAGCAAACACGGCAGCCGGACGACGATCTGGCTAACGGGCAGTTTGCTGGCCGGATTGGCAGCCAATCAATTTTTGGTTGCGCCGGTTATTGAAGCGCACAAAACCCATACGGAGCATTGGCTGCTGACGCTGGCGGGCGGTTCGTTTGGTATGTGGCACGGCATTTCCAGCGTAATTTTTATGCTGTGCGCGGTTTTGGCTGTAATTGTTTTGCGGCGTTTGTTTACGCAGTTTTCCCGCTGA
- the greA gene encoding transcription elongation factor GreA has protein sequence MQKIPLTIRGAELLKQELQHLKSVARPEIIEAIAEARSHGDLSENAEYEAAKERQGFIEGRISELERKLSIAQIINPAEIHAEGKIVFGSTVTLEDLESGEQVTYQIVGEDEADIKARKIYVGSPIARALIGKEEGDVAEVQAPGGVREYDIISVEYI, from the coding sequence ATGCAGAAAATCCCGTTAACCATACGCGGCGCCGAGTTGCTCAAACAGGAATTGCAACACCTCAAAAGTGTCGCCCGCCCCGAAATCATCGAAGCTATCGCCGAAGCCCGTTCGCACGGCGACTTGTCGGAAAACGCCGAATATGAAGCAGCCAAAGAGCGTCAGGGCTTTATCGAAGGCCGTATTTCCGAGTTGGAACGCAAACTTTCCATTGCCCAAATCATCAATCCCGCCGAAATACACGCCGAAGGCAAAATCGTTTTCGGCTCAACCGTCACGCTGGAAGATTTGGAAAGCGGCGAGCAGGTCACTTACCAAATCGTCGGCGAAGACGAAGCGGACATCAAAGCGCGCAAAATCTACGTCGGCTCGCCCATCGCCCGCGCCTTAATCGGCAAAGAGGAAGGCGATGTCGCCGAAGTGCAGGCTCCCGGCGGCGTGCGCGAATACGACATTATTTCGGTCGAATATATTTGA
- a CDS encoding ferredoxin--NADP reductase yields MAAFNTQKVLSVHHWTDSYFSFTCTRDDSLRFENGQFVMLGLMVDGKPLMRAYSVASANWEEHLEFLSIKVPDGPLTSRLQHLKVGDEILVSKKPTGTLVLGDLNPGKHLYLLSTGTGIAPFLSVTKDPDVYEAFEKVILVHGVRYKKDLAYYDRFTKELPEHEYLGEMVREKLIYYPVVSREEFEHKGRLTDLMKSGKLFEDIGLPPMNAQDDRAMICGSTAMNRDTAAVLDSFGLTVSPKTGQRGDYLIERAFVDQ; encoded by the coding sequence ATGGCTGCATTCAATACCCAAAAAGTCCTTTCCGTACACCATTGGACGGATTCGTATTTCTCCTTCACCTGCACCCGTGATGACTCGCTGCGCTTTGAAAACGGCCAGTTTGTCATGCTCGGTCTGATGGTGGACGGCAAGCCGCTGATGCGCGCATACAGCGTCGCCAGCGCCAACTGGGAAGAACATTTGGAATTTCTCAGTATCAAAGTGCCCGACGGCCCGCTGACCAGCCGTTTGCAGCATTTGAAAGTCGGCGACGAAATCCTCGTCAGCAAAAAACCGACCGGAACGCTCGTACTCGGCGATTTAAATCCCGGCAAGCACCTTTACCTGCTTTCCACCGGCACCGGCATTGCCCCGTTTTTGAGCGTCACCAAAGATCCCGATGTTTACGAAGCCTTTGAAAAAGTCATCCTCGTACACGGCGTGCGCTACAAAAAAGACTTGGCCTATTACGACCGCTTCACCAAAGAATTGCCCGAACACGAATACCTCGGCGAAATGGTGCGTGAAAAGCTGATTTACTATCCCGTCGTTTCCCGTGAAGAATTCGAACACAAAGGCCGTCTGACCGATCTGATGAAAAGCGGCAAACTCTTCGAAGACATCGGCCTGCCGCCGATGAACGCCCAAGACGACCGTGCCATGATCTGCGGCAGCACCGCAATGAACCGCGACACCGCCGCCGTTCTCGACAGTTTCGGTCTGACCGTTTCCCCAAAAACCGGCCAGCGCGGCGATTACCTGATTGAACGCGCATTTGTCGATCAATAA
- a CDS encoding BUD32 family EKC/KEOPS complex subunit has product MNHFTAIQKTGIKRYALPGGRIVWVRKAGAHNAAWKYTLMGMVTKPLHLGALKPVPSLGGVRALDIEVRRLKDLASRGINVPALLLRRPDAIMISGLEGRQLDSRIEKEAEEGRLNAWRAGLAAIADVHAKGGYLSQAFARNMLVSDGKIGFIDFEDDPGEFLSDTECQTRDWLCYLHSTSLTLRKQHLLGEAAAYWGKMLADMPPEVRDTVVRTVKPIRWMHVLKRRFWGRDTLRLAALADLFLMTEGAGQSPPCRPSENKDWHKH; this is encoded by the coding sequence ATGAATCATTTTACTGCCATACAAAAAACGGGCATCAAGCGCTATGCGCTGCCGGGCGGGCGGATTGTCTGGGTGCGCAAAGCCGGAGCGCATAACGCTGCGTGGAAATATACCTTGATGGGCATGGTGACCAAACCGCTGCATCTGGGTGCATTGAAACCCGTCCCCAGTTTGGGCGGTGTCCGGGCGCTTGATATTGAAGTGCGCCGTTTGAAAGATCTGGCTTCGAGAGGAATCAATGTTCCCGCTTTGCTGCTGCGCCGCCCCGACGCAATCATGATTAGCGGTCTGGAGGGCAGGCAGCTTGATTCCAGAATCGAAAAAGAGGCTGAAGAAGGCCGTCTGAACGCATGGCGGGCAGGTCTGGCCGCCATCGCAGACGTGCATGCCAAAGGCGGCTACCTCAGTCAGGCGTTTGCCCGCAATATGCTGGTTTCAGACGGCAAAATCGGTTTCATCGACTTTGAAGACGACCCGGGCGAATTTCTTTCCGATACCGAGTGCCAAACCCGCGACTGGCTCTGCTATCTGCACTCGACTTCATTGACACTCAGAAAGCAACATCTGCTCGGCGAGGCGGCTGCATACTGGGGAAAAATGCTGGCGGACATGCCGCCCGAAGTCCGGGATACTGTAGTACGGACGGTGAAGCCGATACGCTGGATGCACGTCCTCAAACGCCGTTTCTGGGGGAGGGATACACTTCGCCTGGCCGCATTGGCTGATCTGTTTCTGATGACGGAAGGAGCAGGGCAGTCGCCTCCCTGCAGGCCGTCTGAAAATAAGGATTGGCACAAACATTGA
- the thrC gene encoding threonine synthase — MKYISTRGATAHKSFSEVLLMGLAPDGGLMLPEAYPQIDAATLEKWRGLNYPELAFEIISLFATDIPAADLRDIINRTYTAEAFGNAEITPVRTLSDGLKIQALSNGPTLAFKDMAMQFLGNAFEYVLAKESRELNILGATSGDTGSAAEYALRGKKGINVFMLSPEGRMSAFQRAQMFSLQDENIHNIAVKGMFDDCQDIVKAVQNDAAFKEKYHIGTVNSINWGRIVAQVVYYFAGYFKTTQSNSEKVSFCVPSGNFGNICAGHIARQMGLPVGRLIVATNENDVLDEFFKTGAYRPRSADHTHVTSSPSMDISKASNFERFVFDLIGRNSSGIQVLWAEVGAGKGFDLSFLLDKVHQQYGFVSGKSLHADRLKTIRQVYGQDGELIDPHTADGVKVAREVRQNGETVVCLETALAAKFESTIREAVGNVAVPRPAALQGLENLPQRVRVLPNNAEIVKEFISETLEK, encoded by the coding sequence ATGAAATACATCAGCACCCGCGGTGCGACCGCACACAAATCGTTCAGCGAAGTTTTACTGATGGGGCTTGCGCCCGACGGCGGTCTGATGCTGCCCGAAGCCTATCCGCAAATCGACGCGGCCACGCTGGAAAAATGGCGCGGCCTGAATTATCCCGAGCTGGCGTTTGAAATCATCAGCCTGTTTGCCACCGACATTCCCGCCGCCGACCTGCGCGACATCATCAACCGCACCTATACCGCAGAAGCCTTCGGCAACGCGGAAATCACGCCTGTGCGCACGCTTTCAGACGGCCTCAAAATCCAAGCGCTGTCCAACGGTCCGACGCTGGCGTTTAAAGACATGGCGATGCAGTTTTTGGGCAATGCGTTTGAATATGTGTTGGCAAAAGAGAGTAGGGAACTGAACATTTTGGGCGCAACCAGCGGCGATACCGGTTCGGCGGCGGAATACGCGCTGCGCGGCAAAAAAGGAATCAATGTTTTCATGCTTTCGCCCGAAGGCAGAATGAGCGCGTTCCAGCGCGCGCAGATGTTCAGCCTGCAAGACGAAAATATCCACAACATCGCCGTTAAGGGGATGTTTGACGACTGCCAAGACATCGTCAAAGCCGTGCAAAACGATGCGGCGTTTAAAGAAAAATACCATATCGGTACGGTCAATTCGATCAACTGGGGGCGCATCGTCGCCCAAGTGGTTTACTACTTCGCGGGCTATTTCAAGACCACGCAAAGCAACAGCGAAAAAGTCAGCTTCTGCGTACCCAGCGGCAATTTCGGCAATATCTGCGCCGGCCACATCGCCCGCCAGATGGGCTTGCCGGTAGGCCGTCTGATTGTTGCGACCAATGAAAACGACGTTTTGGATGAGTTTTTCAAAACCGGTGCCTACCGCCCGCGCAGCGCCGACCATACCCACGTTACCTCAAGCCCGTCGATGGACATTTCAAAAGCCTCGAATTTCGAGCGCTTCGTCTTTGATTTGATCGGACGCAACAGCAGCGGGATTCAGGTACTGTGGGCGGAAGTCGGCGCAGGAAAAGGCTTTGATTTGAGCTTCCTGCTTGATAAAGTGCATCAGCAATACGGTTTCGTATCCGGCAAATCGCTACACGCCGACCGATTGAAAACCATCCGCCAAGTTTACGGACAAGACGGCGAACTCATCGATCCGCACACCGCCGACGGCGTCAAAGTCGCCCGCGAAGTGCGCCAAAACGGAGAAACCGTCGTCTGCCTTGAAACGGCATTGGCCGCGAAATTCGAATCCACCATCCGCGAAGCCGTCGGCAATGTCGCCGTACCGCGTCCCGCCGCGCTGCAAGGCTTGGAAAACCTGCCGCAGCGGGTACGGGTTTTACCCAACAATGCCGAAATCGTTAAAGAATTTATCAGCGAGACGTTGGAGAAATAA
- a CDS encoding replication-associated recombination protein A → MTDLFTRQPDAPLAERLRPHTLDDVIGQQHLIGEGKPLRLAVKSGKPHSMLLWGPPGVGKTTLARILAQSFNAQFLPVSAVFSGVKDIREAILKAETALQQGRATILFVDEVHRFNKAQQDAFLPHVESGLLTFIGATTENPSFEVNPALLSRAQVYILNPLSPADLQQLIEKVLALPDYQGMEITPEAAALLVQTADGDARRLLNLLEQLLRAAQTRRLKTLGETFLAESLGAQIRRFDKGGESFYNQISALHKSVRGSHPNAALYWFCRMLDGGADPRYLARRIVRMAWEDIGLADPRAFTIANEAAQTYERLGSPEGELALAQAVLYLAAAAKSNAGYKAYNQMTAFVKQNSSDEVPVHLRNAPTKLMKKLGYGREYRYAHDEPNAYAAGETYMPDGMAEPDFYQPVPRGLEIKIGEKLDWLRKLDEETGE, encoded by the coding sequence ATGACCGATTTATTTACCCGCCAACCCGACGCCCCGCTCGCCGAACGCCTGCGCCCGCACACGCTCGACGACGTGATCGGCCAGCAGCACCTCATCGGCGAAGGCAAACCGCTACGGCTCGCCGTCAAAAGCGGCAAGCCCCATTCCATGCTGCTTTGGGGACCGCCCGGTGTCGGGAAAACCACGCTCGCGCGGATACTTGCGCAGAGTTTCAACGCCCAGTTTCTGCCCGTTTCCGCCGTCTTTTCCGGCGTCAAAGACATCCGCGAAGCCATCCTCAAAGCCGAAACCGCCCTCCAGCAAGGCCGCGCGACGATTTTGTTTGTCGATGAAGTCCACCGTTTCAACAAAGCCCAGCAAGACGCCTTCCTGCCGCACGTCGAAAGCGGCCTGCTCACTTTCATCGGCGCGACCACCGAAAACCCCTCGTTTGAAGTCAACCCCGCCCTGTTGAGCCGTGCCCAAGTTTATATCCTCAACCCCTTATCCCCCGCCGATTTGCAGCAGCTTATCGAAAAAGTCCTCGCCCTGCCCGACTACCAAGGCATGGAAATCACCCCCGAAGCCGCCGCCCTGCTGGTTCAAACCGCCGACGGCGACGCGCGCAGATTATTGAATTTATTGGAACAACTCCTCCGCGCCGCCCAAACACGCCGTCTGAAAACCTTGGGCGAAACCTTTCTCGCCGAAAGCCTCGGCGCCCAAATCCGCCGTTTCGACAAAGGCGGAGAAAGTTTCTACAACCAAATCTCCGCCCTGCACAAATCCGTTCGCGGCTCCCACCCAAACGCCGCGCTCTATTGGTTTTGCCGCATGCTCGACGGCGGCGCCGACCCCCGCTACCTCGCCCGCCGCATCGTGCGCATGGCATGGGAAGACATCGGCCTCGCCGACCCGCGCGCGTTTACCATCGCCAACGAAGCCGCGCAAACCTACGAACGCCTGGGCTCCCCCGAAGGCGAACTCGCCCTTGCCCAAGCCGTGCTTTATCTCGCCGCCGCTGCCAAATCTAACGCCGGCTACAAGGCGTATAACCAGATGACGGCGTTTGTCAAACAAAACAGCAGCGACGAAGTCCCCGTCCACCTGCGCAACGCTCCGACCAAACTCATGAAAAAACTCGGCTACGGCCGCGAATACCGCTACGCCCACGACGAACCCAACGCCTACGCCGCCGGCGAAACCTATATGCCCGACGGCATGGCCGAACCCGATTTCTACCAACCCGTACCGCGCGGTCTGGAAATCAAAATCGGCGAAAAACTGGATTGGCTGCGAAAATTGGATGAAGAGACAGGGGAATGA
- a CDS encoding RidA family protein, whose protein sequence is MPKTIIHTNNAPAAIGAYSQAVRAGDTVYISGQIPLGPATMTVVGGGDFRAETMQVFKNLQAVAEAAGGSLNDIVKLNAYLTDLANFTVFNEVMAEFIEQPFPARAAVGVASLPKGVQVEVEAVLVLNA, encoded by the coding sequence ATGCCCAAAACCATCATTCACACCAACAATGCCCCCGCCGCCATCGGCGCATACAGCCAGGCCGTGCGCGCGGGCGATACGGTTTACATAAGCGGCCAGATTCCGCTCGGCCCCGCAACCATGACCGTGGTCGGCGGCGGCGATTTCCGCGCCGAGACCATGCAGGTGTTTAAAAACCTGCAAGCCGTAGCCGAAGCGGCGGGCGGTTCGCTGAACGACATCGTCAAGCTCAACGCTTATCTGACCGATTTGGCCAACTTCACTGTGTTCAACGAAGTGATGGCCGAATTTATCGAACAGCCTTTCCCCGCGCGCGCGGCGGTGGGCGTCGCCAGCCTGCCCAAAGGCGTGCAGGTGGAAGTGGAAGCAGTTTTGGTGTTGAACGCTTAA